The stretch of DNA GCCGGACGCCCTTAAGCACTAAGGCGAAAGGGCGTCCGAATCGTTAGCAGCGGATTGGCGAAGGCTACTCCTTGGCCTGGTCCTCCATCTTCTTGAGCTGCTTGGCGGCGTATGCGCCAAGCCAGGCGCCGAGCGCGACGCACACCAAGAAGGCAACCAATAGCGTGTTGAAGAGGGGGCTCGCAATGTTCGGAGTGAAATGCATTCTGGTCGTTCACCTCCGCATCAGCAGATAAGGTCTTCCGTGATTCTACTCGCATGCGTGAGCGTCGGGCAACATGCCACACGGGAGACGGCGCTCCATTCACCTTCTAGATTCCGCTGTCAACGTTCGAATCCCTGCCACCTGTCTCATAGACGTACAGACTCGGCGTCTGGTTCTTGCGAGAAGACCGCAGTGTTGGTTTGGCCGGTCTGACCGTCCACGACGTGATCGGGCGGATACGGCGTCCGTGTGTCGTCTTGGGGGAGGCAATGGGGCGAGGTGGCACATGGTGGGATACAATCCCATACAGGTGTTGCAAAGTGGGATGAAGTGGCATAAAGTAGCACTGCACGAGGAGGACGCCCACACGAATGGGCGCAAGGTGAACCCGAGCAGACGGGGGGAGGGCAGCAGATGTTCCTGGGCGACTATCAGCACACGCTGGACGCCAAAGGGCGCGTTTCGCTGCCCGCCAAGTTCCGGGCGGAGATGACGGGCAAGCTCGTCATCGCCAAGGGAATGGAAGGCTGTCTCTACGTCTACTCGGCCGAAGAGTACTCCGCCTTCGTGAAACGGCTCATGGGCAAGGACGACTTCGAACCGCGCTTCCGCAAAGTGAGGCGCTACTTCACGTCCGGCGCGGTTGAAGCCGAGCTTGATTCGGCAGGTCGCATCACGCTACCGCCGCTGCTCAGGGAGTTCGCCAAGCTCGAGAAAGACGTATCGATCACAGGGAACGGCAACCGCATCGAAGTGTGGAACGCGGATGCCTGGTCCACGTATAGCGGCGAGACTGCCGACGGCATCGAAGACTTCGCCAAGGAGCTCGCCGACGCGGGTCTCCTGTAGGCCTTGACAATGGAATACCGGCACACCCCAGTTTTGCTGGCCGAGGTCACGCAGCACTTATCGTTGCACCCCGGTTCGATAATCGTCGACTGTACCTTAGGCGGGGCAGGTCACGCGAAGCGGATTGCAGAATCGATCGCACCGACAGGCATTCTCGTCGGCATCGACCAAGATGATTCAGCGCTTGACGCAGCAGCAGTCACACTCCGCCTCGGCCAGCAGATCATCCTCTTGAAGGGGAACTTCGGCGATCTTGACGACCTGCTAGCGCAGGCCGGCATCCCATACGCCGACGGTTTCCTGTTCGACCTCGGCGTGTCCTCGCCACAGCTCGACCTCCGGCATCGGGGGTTCTCGTACCAGGAGGACGCGGCCCTGGACATGCGGATGGATGGGCGCGGGTCTATCACAGCAGCAGACATCGTCAATTCCTACTCAGAAGAGCAGCTGACCCGCATCATCCGCGAGTACGGAGAGGAACGGTGGGCCTCGCGCATCGCAGCCTTCATCCTAGCCGCGCGGGGCCGCCGACCAGTCGAGAGGACCGGCGAGCTCGTCGAGATCATCAAGAACGCAATCCCGGCGTCGGCACGTCGCAGCGGGCCTCACCCGGCCAGGCGTACGTTCCAGGCGCTCCGGATCGCGGTGAACTCCGAGCTCGAAGTCCTCGAACGCGGACTTCGAGCTGCGGTCAACTGGCTTGCACCTGGTGGCCGCATCGCGGTCATCAGCTATCACTCGCTTGAGGATCGCATCGTGAAGACGCTCTTCGGCGAACTTGCGGCGGGGTGTGTGTGTCCTCCCGAGTTGCCAGCGTGTGTGTGTAG from Actinomycetota bacterium encodes:
- the mraZ gene encoding division/cell wall cluster transcriptional repressor MraZ; translated protein: MFLGDYQHTLDAKGRVSLPAKFRAEMTGKLVIAKGMEGCLYVYSAEEYSAFVKRLMGKDDFEPRFRKVRRYFTSGAVEAELDSAGRITLPPLLREFAKLEKDVSITGNGNRIEVWNADAWSTYSGETADGIEDFAKELADAGLL
- the rsmH gene encoding 16S rRNA (cytosine(1402)-N(4))-methyltransferase RsmH, with product MTMEYRHTPVLLAEVTQHLSLHPGSIIVDCTLGGAGHAKRIAESIAPTGILVGIDQDDSALDAAAVTLRLGQQIILLKGNFGDLDDLLAQAGIPYADGFLFDLGVSSPQLDLRHRGFSYQEDAALDMRMDGRGSITAADIVNSYSEEQLTRIIREYGEERWASRIAAFILAARGRRPVERTGELVEIIKNAIPASARRSGPHPARRTFQALRIAVNSELEVLERGLRAAVNWLAPGGRIAVISYHSLEDRIVKTLFGELAAGCVCPPELPACVCSREPVLRIVTKKPVVPTADEIERNPRARSARLRVAERKT